A window of the Desulfobacula toluolica Tol2 genome harbors these coding sequences:
- a CDS encoding RpnC/YadD family protein translates to MNKKNQTYDTPWKEIIEFFFPQFMEFFVPGSEKDIDWGTEIKFLDKELQKLTKNSVVGQKHTDKLIEVTLKNNSKKWILIHIEVQSQRNLDFPERMFVYNYRIYDRYKIPVTSVAILADDSPSWRPVQFQYGMWGSTMSLNYLKTKLLDYKDKWAYLKRQDNPFAIVVMAHLKALETKKDHSLRKQWKIELTKLLYEKGYSKTGVLNLYSFIDWVLTLPEALEKRFLEDLKEYEKEKNMPYITNAERIGRQEGRQEGRQEGRQEGRQEAGNKMIFSLVQNAKKQGFPVETIAKIVNLDITLVKKILNNEKVEIPLHLLDLENNH, encoded by the coding sequence ATGAACAAAAAAAATCAAACATACGACACGCCCTGGAAAGAGATCATAGAATTTTTTTTCCCTCAGTTCATGGAATTTTTTGTTCCCGGATCGGAAAAAGACATTGATTGGGGCACAGAGATCAAATTTCTTGATAAAGAATTGCAGAAGCTGACAAAAAATTCCGTTGTTGGTCAAAAACATACTGATAAGCTCATAGAAGTAACCCTTAAAAATAATTCCAAAAAATGGATATTGATTCATATAGAGGTACAGTCCCAACGAAACCTGGATTTTCCAGAACGAATGTTTGTGTACAATTATCGAATTTATGACAGGTATAAAATACCGGTAACCAGTGTGGCTATTCTGGCGGATGATTCTCCCTCCTGGCGTCCTGTCCAATTTCAATACGGGATGTGGGGTTCCACCATGAGTCTGAACTACCTGAAAACGAAACTCCTTGATTATAAAGACAAATGGGCTTATCTTAAGAGACAGGATAACCCTTTTGCCATAGTGGTAATGGCGCATTTAAAAGCGCTTGAAACAAAAAAAGACCACTCATTGAGAAAGCAGTGGAAAATAGAGCTGACAAAGCTTTTATACGAAAAAGGATATTCGAAAACAGGGGTTTTAAATCTGTATAGTTTTATCGACTGGGTCTTGACTTTGCCCGAAGCGCTTGAAAAACGTTTTCTTGAAGATCTGAAAGAATATGAAAAGGAGAAAAACATGCCTTATATTACAAATGCTGAAAGAATAGGCAGGCAGGAAGGCAGACAAGAAGGCAGACAAGAAGGCAGACAGGAAGGCAGACAGGAGGCCGGTAATAAAATGATATTTTCCCTGGTCCAAAACGCAAAAAAACAAGGATTTCCTGTGGAAACGATCGCTAAAATTGTTAACCTGGATATAACCCTGGTTAAAAAAATACTGAATAATGAAAAAGTGGAAATTCCTTTGCATCTTCTTGATTTGGAAAATAACCACTGA
- a CDS encoding type II toxin-antitoxin system HicA family toxin yields the protein MTQSPSLQGKQLIKVLKAIKFSVIRIKGSHHFLRHVDGRSTVIPVHSGETIGPGLLTKILRDCELSRDDLLKLM from the coding sequence ATGACACAATCTCCATCATTACAGGGCAAACAGCTCATTAAAGTGCTCAAGGCAATAAAATTTTCTGTTATCAGAATTAAAGGAAGCCATCATTTTTTAAGGCATGTTGATGGCCGGTCAACCGTTATTCCTGTACATTCAGGAGAAACAATTGGTCCAGGATTGCTGACAAAAATTCTTCGTGATTGTGAATTGTCACGGGACGATCTTTTAAAGCTGATGTAA
- a CDS encoding type II toxin-antitoxin system HicB family antitoxin, producing MRTFNVIIEQDNKGFYVASVPELKGCHTQAKSMDVLLDRIKEAIVLCVEVNEIDIPNQFIGFQRISVPI from the coding sequence ATGAGAACATTTAATGTCATAATTGAGCAGGACAATAAGGGCTTTTATGTCGCTAGTGTCCCAGAGTTAAAAGGCTGTCATACACAAGCAAAATCTATGGATGTTTTATTAGACCGTATTAAGGAAGCTATTGTATTGTGTGTGGAAGTTAATGAAATTGATATTCCCAATCAATTTATCGGATTTCAAAGAATTTCGGTTCCTATATGA
- a CDS encoding DUF2442 domain-containing protein, producing MIKIESLNANNVIVTNDSLVVELDDGRTVSVPTAWYPRLLHASEKERKNWRLIGKGNGIHWESIDEDISIEGILAGRPSGESQSSFKKWLASRTFV from the coding sequence ATGATTAAAATAGAGTCACTTAATGCCAATAACGTCATTGTTACCAATGACAGCCTGGTCGTGGAGCTTGACGACGGTAGAACTGTATCTGTTCCAACAGCATGGTATCCCAGGTTATTACATGCATCAGAGAAAGAAAGAAAGAATTGGAGGCTGATAGGAAAAGGAAATGGTATACACTGGGAATCTATTGACGAAGACATAAGCATTGAAGGAATTCTTGCAGGCCGACCTTCGGGTGAAAGCCAATCTTCTTTTAAAAAATGGCTTGCATCAAGAACATTTGTATAG
- a CDS encoding type II toxin-antitoxin system HicB family antitoxin — translation MSYTAKYTKLEKGYMGQLIEWPEVITEGKNLEECRFMLRDALSEMVLAYKEMKND, via the coding sequence ATGAGTTATACTGCTAAATATACAAAACTTGAGAAGGGTTACATGGGGCAACTCATAGAATGGCCGGAAGTAATAACAGAAGGGAAAAATCTTGAAGAGTGTCGTTTCATGCTCAGGGATGCACTTTCTGAGATGGTCCTTGCATATAAAGAGATGAAAAATGATTAA
- a CDS encoding MBL fold metallo-hydrolase, which translates to MRLTHIGAKNCVTGSCHLVQTRPGSAGGINILVDCGKAYGHDPELPLDRFPVQPENIDYLFLTHAHIDHIGRVPDLIDAGFQGEIICTHATKALLIPMLHDALSFSNRSDKEIHRLENIIDDLSWGFELHETFSLKQEITFKLGNAGHILGSCFILFTFPEHPSNNYRVIFSGDLGCTDTPILPDPDPPEACDLLILESTYGDRNHTGRKDRFKALETLLHKALADNGIVYIPAFSLGRTQELIYELDRIKITVPVFIDSPLGLKITKIYSDLEAFWDKEAKVLKARGDHPIDFKNLYAVEKYRDHKKLMDINGPAVIIAGSGMCTGGRIVDHLEHGLDDPANDIFFVGYQAKGTPGRRMIEKQTPVKAGIHTLTGYSAHADQTMLVNWVKSMPCPPREIRLVHGEDSARNALARALGL; encoded by the coding sequence ATGAGACTCACACACATAGGAGCAAAAAACTGTGTCACAGGCTCCTGCCATCTGGTGCAGACCCGACCGGGTTCCGCTGGCGGTATCAACATCCTTGTGGACTGCGGCAAGGCCTATGGCCATGACCCGGAACTACCCCTTGACCGGTTTCCGGTTCAACCTGAAAACATTGATTACCTGTTTTTAACCCATGCCCACATCGACCACATCGGCAGGGTGCCCGACCTGATTGATGCCGGGTTCCAAGGCGAAATCATCTGCACCCACGCCACTAAAGCCCTGTTGATCCCCATGCTCCATGACGCCCTGTCTTTTTCCAACAGATCAGACAAAGAGATCCATCGCCTGGAAAACATTATCGATGACCTGTCATGGGGGTTTGAACTTCATGAAACCTTTTCCCTTAAACAGGAAATCACCTTCAAGCTGGGCAATGCCGGGCATATCCTGGGGTCCTGCTTTATCCTGTTCACGTTTCCCGAACATCCGTCCAATAACTATCGAGTAATTTTCTCAGGAGACCTTGGCTGCACGGACACCCCCATACTGCCGGACCCTGATCCGCCCGAGGCCTGTGATCTTCTCATTCTGGAATCCACCTATGGCGATCGAAACCACACTGGCAGAAAAGACAGGTTCAAGGCGTTGGAAACGCTGCTCCATAAAGCCCTTGCCGACAACGGCATTGTATATATCCCCGCGTTTTCCCTTGGCAGAACCCAGGAGCTGATTTATGAACTGGACAGGATCAAAATAACGGTTCCCGTGTTTATAGATTCCCCCCTTGGGCTTAAAATTACAAAAATTTATTCAGATCTTGAAGCGTTCTGGGATAAAGAGGCAAAAGTTCTCAAGGCAAGGGGCGACCACCCCATTGATTTTAAAAATCTGTATGCCGTGGAAAAATACCGGGATCATAAAAAACTGATGGACATCAACGGCCCTGCCGTAATCATTGCAGGTTCCGGCATGTGTACGGGCGGACGCATCGTAGATCACCTGGAACACGGGCTGGATGATCCGGCAAACGACATATTTTTTGTGGGATACCAGGCAAAGGGCACTCCTGGAAGGCGAATGATTGAAAAACAAACACCGGTCAAAGCAGGCATCCATACCCTTACCGGTTACTCCGCCCATGCGGATCAAACCATGCTGGTCAACTGGGTGAAATCCATGCCCTGCCCACCCAGGGAAATCCGGCTGGTCCATGGGGAAGACAGCGCCCGCAATGCCCTTGCCCGGGCACTGGGGTTGTGA
- a CDS encoding HepT-like ribonuclease domain-containing protein — MSPRSWKFRIEDIIEALDRIFHYVKDLNYDGWMKDQKTIDAVIRNLEIIGEAAANVPQEIQDLYVDIPWYQMKGMRNILIHEYFGVDNDVLWNTIKKDLPVLMEKLQAFEA; from the coding sequence ATGTCGCCTAGAAGTTGGAAATTTCGAATTGAAGACATCATCGAAGCATTGGATCGAATATTCCATTATGTGAAGGATTTAAATTACGATGGCTGGATGAAAGATCAGAAGACAATTGATGCTGTTATTAGAAATCTTGAAATAATAGGAGAAGCTGCTGCGAATGTACCTCAGGAAATCCAGGATTTGTATGTAGATATTCCCTGGTATCAGATGAAAGGAATGCGAAATATTCTTATCCATGAATATTTCGGCGTTGATAATGATGTGCTGTGGAATACCATTAAGAAAGATTTGCCTGTCTTAATGGAAAAACTTCAAGCTTTTGAAGCCTGA
- a CDS encoding glycoside hydrolase family protein translates to MNHKKIADQLIKHEGLRLKPYHCPAGKFTIGVGRNLEDKGITEKEALMLLKNDIQECIQDLKTIFQAFDLLPEPVRRVLVDMRFNLGPNRFRHFKKMITAVKNQNFIQAAAEMKDSRWYTQVGQRARTLVKMMSEPDA, encoded by the coding sequence ATGAATCATAAAAAAATAGCCGATCAGTTGATAAAACACGAAGGCCTGAGATTAAAGCCATACCATTGCCCTGCCGGCAAGTTCACCATCGGGGTCGGCAGAAATCTTGAGGACAAAGGCATCACGGAAAAAGAAGCACTGATGCTGCTTAAAAATGATATTCAGGAGTGCATTCAAGATCTAAAAACCATCTTCCAGGCCTTTGATCTACTGCCGGAACCCGTTCGCCGGGTTCTGGTGGATATGCGGTTTAACCTGGGACCCAACCGATTCCGACACTTCAAAAAAATGATCACCGCCGTAAAAAACCAAAATTTCATCCAGGCAGCCGCAGAGATGAAAGACTCCCGCTGGTACACCCAGGTGGGACAACGGGCCAGAACCCTTGTGAAGATGATGAGTGAACCTGATGCTTAA
- a CDS encoding DUF2442 domain-containing protein, with translation MILHVTDAKYLENYRIEVSFNDGKKGIVDLSQSLQGTVFDPLKNKKIFSQFKIDHELDTIVWPNGADLAPEYLYFQAFKNIPNLQDQFKKWGYIN, from the coding sequence ATGATTTTACATGTTACCGATGCCAAATATTTAGAAAATTATCGTATCGAAGTTTCATTTAATGACGGGAAAAAGGGAATAGTCGATTTGAGTCAATCTTTACAAGGAACTGTTTTTGATCCTTTAAAAAATAAAAAAATATTTTCACAATTTAAAATTGATCACGAATTAGATACAATTGTATGGCCTAATGGCGCAGATTTAGCACCTGAATATCTATATTTTCAGGCATTTAAAAATATACCAAATCTACAAGATCAATTTAAAAAATGGGGATACATTAACTAA
- a CDS encoding DUF4160 domain-containing protein yields the protein MPVISRFLGIIISMYWNDHLPPHFHAKYGEYEITVNIETGVIEGKFPRRALKLLLEWYEIHKDALSENWELCRNKEMPKQIEPLE from the coding sequence ATGCCAGTGATCAGCAGATTTCTCGGAATCATAATTTCAATGTATTGGAATGATCATTTGCCACCTCATTTTCATGCGAAGTATGGAGAATATGAAATAACTGTGAATATTGAAACCGGGGTTATTGAGGGAAAATTTCCTCGAAGAGCTTTAAAATTATTACTTGAATGGTATGAAATACATAAAGATGCATTGTCTGAAAATTGGGAATTGTGTCGAAATAAGGAAATGCCTAAACAAATCGAACCATTGGAGTAA
- a CDS encoding type II toxin-antitoxin system RelE family toxin yields the protein MQTWKVELIPEAHADFNKLDGSVKKQVLKQLVKLEQNPKYGAPLGNKAGINLEGYFKLYAVRKQIRIVYHESGQTIKIIAIDKREDMEVYRIALKRILLMKST from the coding sequence GTGCAGACCTGGAAAGTTGAACTGATTCCAGAGGCCCATGCGGACTTTAACAAGCTGGATGGCAGTGTAAAAAAGCAAGTTTTGAAACAGCTTGTCAAGTTGGAACAAAATCCAAAGTATGGTGCTCCCCTTGGCAACAAAGCCGGTATCAATCTTGAAGGCTATTTTAAACTGTACGCAGTCAGGAAGCAAATCAGGATTGTCTATCATGAAAGTGGACAAACAATTAAAATCATTGCCATTGATAAACGGGAAGATATGGAAGTCTACCGTATAGCATTGAAAAGAATTTTGTTAATGAAATCAACTTGA
- a CDS encoding IS4 family transposase, which yields MAHISIPKHKIQSLTFDKFKFPLVKLLTLAPELHSRGDRPLKMTFEDQLNALVYFHLQEHKSARHLIQDLDENEFAKQNIAPDGGISRSSFSEIINGRGLEQLQFIFENLYNQAVGVLPKAHAELGDLVSIDGSLIDAVLSMHWADYRKNSKKAKAHCGFDINHGIPNKIFLTEGNGGERPFVSRILSKGQTGVMDRGYQSHKDFDLLQEESKHFVCRIKARTTRTIVKQNAIKPDSHVFYDAATLLGTPNQNQTKNPVRVVGYEISGVKYYVATDRHDLTAEQVASVYKLRWTIENFFKWWKEHLKVYHLIARSEYGLMVQILGGLITYLLMAIYCQEQFNEKVSIKRVRQLRTTILNELMNGQNLDRGNSNGNNIVKDQKNLKQAKT from the coding sequence ATGGCGCATATCTCAATCCCTAAACATAAAATTCAGTCCCTGACTTTTGACAAGTTCAAGTTCCCTTTGGTAAAGTTGCTCACACTTGCACCCGAACTACACTCACGAGGAGACCGTCCATTAAAAATGACCTTTGAAGATCAATTAAACGCTCTGGTATACTTCCACCTCCAAGAGCACAAATCCGCCCGACATCTGATTCAAGATCTGGATGAAAATGAATTTGCCAAACAAAACATCGCTCCCGATGGTGGAATTAGCAGAAGCAGCTTCTCTGAAATAATAAATGGACGGGGCCTTGAGCAATTACAGTTCATCTTCGAAAATCTCTATAACCAGGCAGTGGGCGTGCTACCAAAAGCTCACGCTGAATTAGGTGATTTAGTCTCTATTGATGGCAGTTTGATTGATGCTGTACTCTCAATGCACTGGGCTGACTACAGAAAAAATTCTAAAAAGGCCAAAGCGCATTGTGGATTTGATATCAATCACGGCATTCCAAATAAAATATTCCTGACTGAAGGTAACGGCGGAGAGCGCCCTTTTGTGAGCCGCATCCTTTCTAAAGGGCAAACTGGTGTCATGGACCGGGGTTATCAATCTCATAAAGATTTTGATCTCCTCCAGGAAGAGAGCAAACACTTTGTCTGCCGTATTAAAGCAAGAACAACCAGGACAATAGTTAAACAAAATGCTATCAAACCCGACAGCCATGTATTCTATGATGCCGCAACGCTGCTTGGCACACCAAATCAAAACCAGACAAAAAATCCGGTACGGGTGGTCGGCTATGAGATTTCCGGGGTTAAATATTATGTTGCAACAGACCGACATGATTTAACGGCGGAACAAGTGGCAAGTGTTTATAAACTCAGGTGGACCATTGAAAATTTTTTCAAATGGTGGAAAGAACACTTAAAAGTTTACCATCTCATAGCCCGCAGTGAGTATGGTCTCATGGTTCAGATACTCGGAGGCCTTATCACATATTTACTGATGGCCATATACTGCCAGGAACAGTTTAATGAAAAAGTATCAATCAAAAGGGTCCGGCAATTGAGGACCACAATTTTGAACGAACTGATGAATGGCCAGAATCTGGACCGGGGTAATTCCAATGGGAACAATATTGTCAAAGATCAAAAAAATTTAAAGCAAGCAAAAACCTAA
- a CDS encoding DUF2442 domain-containing protein, with protein MHQRKKERKNWRLIGKGNGIHWESIDEDISIEGILAGRPSGESQSSFKKWLASRTFL; from the coding sequence ATGCATCAGAGAAAGAAAGAAAGAAAGAATTGGAGGCTGATAGGAAAAGGAAATGGTATACACTGGGAATCTATTGACGAAGACATAAGCATTGAAGGAATTCTTGCAGGCCGACCTTCGGGTGAAAGCCAATCTTCTTTTAAAAAATGGCTTGCATCAAGAACATTTTTATAG
- a CDS encoding DUF2442 domain-containing protein produces MTTLMIKIESLNANNVIVTNDSLVVELDDGRTVSVPTAWYPRLLHASEKERKKELEADRKRKWYTLGIY; encoded by the coding sequence ATGACTACTTTAATGATTAAAATAGAGTCACTTAATGCCAATAACGTCATTGTTACCAATGACAGCCTGGTCGTGGAGCTTGACGACGGTAGAACTGTATCTGTTCCAACAGCATGGTATCCCAGGTTATTACATGCATCAGAGAAAGAAAGAAAGAAAGAATTGGAGGCTGATAGGAAAAGGAAATGGTATACACTGGGAATCTATTGA
- a CDS encoding type II toxin-antitoxin system HicA family toxin — protein MTQSPSLQGKQLIKVLKAIKFSVIRIKGSHHFLRHVDGRSTFIPVHSGETIGPGLLTKSLRDCELSRDDLLKLM, from the coding sequence ATGACACAATCTCCATCATTACAGGGCAAACAGCTCATTAAAGTGCTCAAGGCAATAAAATTTTCTGTTATCAGAATTAAAGGAAGCCATCATTTTTTAAGGCATGTTGATGGCCGGTCAACCTTTATTCCTGTACATTCAGGAGAAACAATTGGTCCAGGATTGCTGACAAAAAGTCTTCGTGATTGTGAATTGTCACGGGACGATCTTTTAAAGCTGATGTAA
- a CDS encoding RpnC/YadD family protein: MSKKNQTYDTPWKEIIEFFFPQFMEFFVPGSEEDIDWGTKIKFLDKELQKLTKNSVVGQKNTDKLIEVTLKNNSKKWILIHIEVQSQRNLDFSERMFVYNYRIYDRYKIPVTSVAILADDSPSWRPVPFQYGMWGSTMSLNYLKTKLLDYKDKWAYLKRQDNPFAIVVMAHLKALETRKDHSLRKQWKIELTKLLYEKGYSKTGVLNLYSFIDWVLTLPEALEKRFLEDLKEYEKEKNMPYITNAERIGRQEGRQEGIQEGRQEGRQEGRQEASNKMIFSLVQNAKKQGFPVETIAKIVNLDITLVKKILNNEKVEIPLHLLDLENNH, from the coding sequence ATGAGCAAAAAAAATCAAACATACGACACGCCCTGGAAAGAGATCATAGAATTTTTTTTCCCTCAGTTCATGGAATTTTTTGTTCCCGGATCGGAAGAAGACATTGATTGGGGCACAAAAATCAAATTTCTTGATAAAGAACTGCAAAAGCTGACAAAAAATTCCGTTGTTGGCCAAAAAAATACGGATAAGCTCATAGAAGTAACCCTTAAAAATAATTCCAAAAAATGGATATTGATTCATATAGAGGTACAGTCCCAACGAAACCTGGATTTTTCAGAACGAATGTTTGTGTACAATTACCGAATTTATGACAGGTATAAAATACCAGTAACCAGTGTGGCGATTCTGGCGGATGATTCTCCCTCCTGGCGTCCTGTCCCATTTCAATACGGGATGTGGGGTTCCACCATGAGTCTGAACTATCTGAAAACGAAACTCCTTGATTATAAAGACAAATGGGCTTATCTTAAAAGACAGGATAACCCTTTTGCCATAGTGGTAATGGCACATTTAAAAGCGCTTGAAACAAGAAAAGACCACTCATTGAGAAAGCAGTGGAAAATAGAGCTGACAAAGCTTTTATACGAAAAAGGATATTCGAAAACAGGGGTTTTAAATCTGTATAGTTTTATCGACTGGGTCTTGACTTTGCCCGAAGCGCTTGAAAAACGTTTTCTTGAAGATCTGAAAGAATATGAAAAGGAGAAAAACATGCCTTATATTACAAATGCTGAAAGAATAGGCAGGCAGGAAGGCAGACAAGAAGGCATACAGGAAGGCAGACAAGAAGGCAGACAGGAAGGCAGGCAGGAGGCCAGTAATAAAATGATATTTTCCCTGGTCCAAAATGCAAAAAAACAAGGATTTCCTGTGGAAACGATCGCTAAAATTGTTAACCTGGATATAACCCTGGTTAAAAAAATACTGAATAATGAAAAAGTGGAAATTCCTTTGCATCTTCTTGATTTGGAAAATAACCACTGA
- a CDS encoding transposase, which translates to MPRRKRIHIPGFLWHITHRCHKKEHLLKFEKDRKAWRDWLFKAKKRYGLKVITYAVTCNHIHLLAVDSRKEIISKSMQLVSGATGQAYNRRKNRKGAFWEDRFYTTAIENGVHLLRCMAYIELNMVRAGAVTHPKDWEFCGYNEILDPPRRYRLIDRKALLSCCGITDPDEFRTYYEDLVEYTLQHDCLKRESLWTSNLAVGSRQYIEQNQHKFGRQYKIKALPAPSFKIKQYGQIRVNTDSSSRKNDHPRDYVISEPQTAYDADFTPEKWALRGENAVFWNDCPLATDN; encoded by the coding sequence ATGCCGCGTAGAAAAAGAATCCATATTCCGGGTTTTTTGTGGCATATCACCCACAGATGCCACAAAAAAGAACACCTTTTAAAATTTGAAAAGGACAGAAAAGCCTGGAGGGACTGGCTTTTTAAGGCTAAAAAACGCTATGGCCTCAAAGTGATTACCTATGCCGTTACATGCAACCATATCCATCTGCTGGCCGTGGACAGTCGCAAAGAGATTATCTCCAAAAGCATGCAGCTGGTGTCCGGCGCCACAGGGCAGGCATACAACAGGCGGAAAAACCGCAAAGGTGCTTTCTGGGAAGATCGTTTTTATACCACCGCCATTGAAAATGGGGTTCACCTGTTAAGATGCATGGCGTATATTGAGTTGAATATGGTTCGAGCAGGCGCAGTAACACATCCAAAGGACTGGGAATTTTGCGGATATAATGAAATTTTAGATCCTCCCAGGCGGTATCGATTGATTGATCGAAAAGCCCTGCTTTCCTGCTGTGGCATAACTGACCCGGATGAATTCAGAACATATTATGAAGATTTGGTTGAGTACACGTTGCAGCATGACTGCTTGAAGCGGGAAAGTTTATGGACCAGTAACCTGGCAGTGGGAAGCCGACAATATATCGAACAGAATCAACACAAATTTGGAAGACAATATAAAATCAAGGCATTGCCGGCTCCTTCCTTTAAGATTAAACAATATGGTCAAATCAGAGTCAACACTGATTCGAGTTCAAGGAAAAATGACCATCCCCGGGATTATGTAATTAGTGAACCCCAAACCGCTTACGATGCTGATTTTACCCCTGAAAAGTGGGCTCTAAGGGGTGAAAATGCAGTATTTTGGAACGATTGCCCTTTAGCAACAGACAATTAG
- a CDS encoding HepT-like ribonuclease domain-containing protein: MSHRSWKFRIEDIIEALDRIFHYVKDLNYDGWMKDQKTIDAVIRNLEIIGEAAANVPQEIQDLYVDIPWYQMKGMRNILIHEYFGVDNDVLWNTIKKDLPVLMEKLQAFEA; the protein is encoded by the coding sequence ATGTCGCATAGAAGTTGGAAATTTCGAATTGAAGACATCATCGAAGCATTGGATCGAATATTCCATTATGTGAAGGATTTAAATTACGATGGCTGGATGAAAGATCAGAAGACAATTGATGCTGTTATTAGAAATCTTGAAATAATAGGAGAAGCTGCTGCGAATGTACCTCAGGAAATCCAGGATTTGTATGTAGATATTCCCTGGTATCAGATGAAAGGAATGCGAAATATTCTTATCCATGAATATTTCGGCGTTGATAATGATGTGCTGTGGAATACCATTAAGAAAGATTTGCCTGTCTTAATGGAAAAACTTCAAGCTTTTGAGGCCTGA
- a CDS encoding nucleotidyltransferase family protein, translating into MTQIDRNIIKTIEAHKDIIKEKFSVESMSIFGSISKGTAKSDSDIDILIRFKTTPGLFGFIDLKQYLEVIVGRPVDLVTENALKKQLRDSILRDAVHVA; encoded by the coding sequence ATGACCCAAATTGATCGTAATATAATCAAAACAATTGAAGCTCATAAAGATATTATAAAAGAAAAATTCTCTGTTGAGTCAATGTCAATTTTCGGTTCCATATCAAAAGGCACAGCAAAATCTGATAGTGACATTGATATATTAATCAGATTTAAAACCACACCCGGCCTTTTTGGATTCATTGATTTAAAACAATATCTGGAAGTTATTGTTGGACGTCCGGTCGATCTTGTAACAGAAAATGCCTTAAAAAAACAACTCCGTGATTCTATTTTAAGGGATGCTGTGCATGTCGCATAG
- a CDS encoding MBL fold metallo-hydrolase gives MDYLFLTHAHIDHIGRVPELIDAGFQGEIICTHATKAIGKSPHLRQSWGYCTHICFCSWQYSIENMRRYHDPN, from the coding sequence ATCGACTACCTGTTTTTAACCCATGCCCACATCGATCACATCGGCAGAGTACCCGAGCTTATTGATGCCGGGTTCCAGGGCGAAATCATCTGCACTCACGCAACCAAAGCCATAGGGAAGTCACCGCATTTACGCCAAAGTTGGGGATATTGCACGCATATCTGTTTCTGTTCATGGCAATACTCCATTGAAAATATGAGGAGATATCATGACCCAAATTGA
- a CDS encoding GNAT family N-acetyltransferase codes for MTNYRNLVIGPLNAAHDRAGFHCNIEPLDHYIHKQAGQDIRRRISRLFVASLPDRPKAVMGYYSLSTLSIELSQLPKKLAQKLPKHPIPAALVGRLAVSKNAQGYGIGKMLVVDAIRRTLSVSAQIAIYAMIVDAINDNARGFYEQFGFARLTDDSPRLFLPLKSFEDKPKPSHH; via the coding sequence ATGACCAATTACCGGAATCTGGTTATAGGGCCGCTGAACGCCGCCCATGATAGAGCAGGCTTTCATTGTAATATAGAGCCGCTGGATCATTATATTCATAAGCAGGCAGGGCAGGATATCAGACGCCGCATCAGTCGTCTTTTTGTTGCATCACTGCCAGACAGGCCCAAAGCAGTGATGGGGTATTACAGCCTGAGTACATTATCCATTGAACTGAGCCAATTGCCGAAAAAGCTGGCCCAAAAGTTGCCGAAGCATCCGATTCCCGCTGCTTTGGTTGGAAGGTTGGCGGTCAGCAAAAATGCTCAGGGATACGGTATCGGTAAAATGCTGGTGGTAGATGCCATTAGGCGAACCCTGTCGGTCAGTGCGCAGATTGCAATCTATGCCATGATTGTGGATGCCATTAACGACAATGCCAGAGGATTTTATGAGCAATTCGGGTTTGCTCGCTTAACCGATGACAGCCCAAGACTGTTTCTGCCTTTAAAATCTTTTGAAGACAAACCAAAACCCAGCCACCATTAA